In the genome of Pseudomonas bubulae, one region contains:
- the cysN gene encoding sulfate adenylyltransferase subunit CysN, producing the protein MSHVSDLISEDILAYLGQHERKEMLRFLTCGNVDDGKSTLIGRLLHDSKMIYEDHLEAITRDSKKSGTTGDDIDLALLVDGLQAEREQGITIDVAYRYFSTAKRKFIIADTPGHEQYTRNMATGASTCDLAIILVDARYGVQTQTRRHSFIASLLGIKHIVVAINKMDLKGFDEGVFESIKADYLKFAEGLKMKPTSLHFVPMSALKGDNVVNKSERSPWYTGQSLMEILETVEVAADRNLTDLRFPVQYVNRPNLNFRGFAGTLASGIVHKGDEIVVLPSGKSSRVKSIVTFEGELEHAGPGQAVTLTMEDEIDISRGDLLVHADNVPLVTDNFEAMLVWMAEEPMLPGKKYDIKRATSYVPGSIASIINKVDVNTLEEGPASALQLNEIGKVKISLDAPIALDGYASNRTTGSFIIIDRLTNGTVGAGMIVAQPLSHGSATHHGKLAHVAVEERAQRFGQQPATVLFSGLSGAGKSTLAYAVERKLFDMGRAVFVLDGQNLRHDLNKGLPQDRAGRTENWRRAAHVARQFNEAGLLTLAAFVAPDAEGREQAKALIGSDRLLTVYVQASPAVCAERDPQGLYAAGGDNIPGESFPYDVPLNADLVVDTQTLSLEESVKQVLDLLRQRGAI; encoded by the coding sequence ATGTCGCACGTATCTGATTTGATCAGCGAGGACATCCTCGCCTACCTGGGCCAGCACGAACGCAAAGAAATGCTGCGTTTCCTGACCTGTGGCAACGTCGACGACGGCAAGAGCACCCTGATCGGGCGCTTGCTGCACGACTCCAAGATGATCTACGAAGACCATCTGGAAGCCATTACCCGCGACTCGAAAAAAAGCGGTACCACAGGCGACGATATCGACCTGGCGCTGCTGGTAGACGGCCTGCAAGCTGAGCGCGAGCAGGGTATTACCATCGACGTGGCTTATCGTTATTTCTCCACCGCCAAGCGCAAATTCATCATTGCCGACACCCCTGGCCATGAGCAGTACACCCGCAACATGGCCACCGGTGCATCGACCTGTGACCTGGCGATCATTCTGGTGGATGCCCGTTACGGCGTGCAGACCCAGACCCGTCGCCACAGCTTTATTGCTTCGTTGCTGGGCATCAAGCATATCGTCGTGGCCATCAACAAGATGGACCTCAAGGGTTTCGACGAGGGTGTGTTCGAGTCGATCAAGGCCGACTACCTGAAGTTCGCCGAAGGCTTGAAGATGAAGCCTACCAGCCTGCACTTTGTGCCGATGTCCGCCCTTAAAGGCGACAACGTGGTGAACAAGTCCGAGCGCTCGCCGTGGTACACCGGCCAGTCGCTGATGGAAATCCTCGAAACCGTGGAAGTGGCGGCCGACCGCAACCTCACCGACCTGCGCTTCCCGGTGCAGTACGTGAACCGTCCGAACCTGAACTTCCGTGGTTTTGCCGGTACCCTGGCCAGCGGCATCGTGCACAAGGGCGATGAAATCGTCGTATTGCCGTCGGGCAAGAGCAGCCGGGTCAAATCCATCGTTACCTTTGAAGGTGAGCTGGAACACGCAGGCCCGGGCCAGGCAGTTACGCTGACCATGGAAGACGAGATCGACATCTCCCGTGGCGACCTGTTGGTGCATGCCGACAATGTGCCGCTGGTGACTGACAACTTCGAAGCCATGCTGGTGTGGATGGCTGAAGAGCCGATGCTGCCGGGCAAGAAGTACGACATCAAGCGCGCCACCAGCTATGTACCGGGTTCGATTGCCAGCATCATCAACAAGGTCGATGTGAACACCCTGGAAGAGGGCCCGGCCAGCGCCTTGCAACTGAACGAGATCGGCAAGGTCAAGATCAGCCTCGATGCACCGATCGCCCTGGACGGCTACGCCAGCAACCGCACCACCGGTTCGTTTATCATCATCGACCGTTTGACCAATGGCACTGTCGGTGCCGGGATGATCGTTGCGCAGCCGTTGAGTCATGGCAGCGCGACCCATCATGGCAAGCTGGCGCATGTGGCGGTTGAAGAGCGTGCCCAGCGCTTTGGCCAGCAGCCAGCCACAGTGCTGTTCAGCGGCCTGTCCGGCGCCGGCAAGAGCACCCTGGCCTATGCAGTTGAGCGCAAGCTGTTCGACATGGGCCGTGCGGTGTTTGTACTCGATGGTCAGAACCTGCGCCATGACCTGAACAAGGGGCTGCCACAGGATCGTGCCGGTCGTACGGAAAACTGGCGTCGTGCCGCTCACGTGGCGCGTCAGTTTAACGAAGCGGGCTTGCTGACATTGGCCGCGTTCGTGGCACCGGATGCCGAAGGCCGTGAACAGGCGAAGGCGCTGATCGGCAGCGACCGTCTGCTTACCGTGTATGTGCAGGCATCCCCGGCCGTATGCGCCGAGCGAGACCCGCAAGGTTTGTATGCGGCGGGTGGCGACAATATTCCGGGTGAGTCCTTCCCGTATGACGTGCCGTTGAATGCCGACCTGGTGGTCGACACGCAAACGCTGTCACTGGAAGAAAGCGTCAAGCAGGTGCTGGACCTGTTGCGTCAACGCGGCGCAATTTAA
- a CDS encoding lipid asymmetry maintenance protein MlaB produces the protein MSEAAITLAGESELRLSGVLDYQTGPRLRTEGQALIKKALAKELVVDCSGVTKSSSVGLSLLLCYIRDAQALNKPLSIRAMPEDMREIAQVSGVTELLAHH, from the coding sequence ATGAGTGAAGCGGCCATAACCCTGGCCGGCGAGAGCGAGCTACGCCTTAGTGGCGTGCTCGATTATCAGACTGGCCCCCGTTTGCGCACAGAAGGTCAGGCCCTGATCAAAAAAGCCCTGGCCAAAGAGCTGGTGGTTGACTGCTCGGGCGTTACCAAATCGAGCAGCGTCGGTTTGTCGCTGCTGCTGTGTTATATCCGTGATGCCCAGGCCCTGAACAAGCCATTGAGCATTCGTGCCATGCCCGAAGACATGCGCGAAATCGCCCAGGTTTCGGGTGTGACCGAGCTGCTGGCACATCATTAA
- the hisD gene encoding histidinol dehydrogenase, with translation MTAPTAIRRLNAADPDFAQHLDHLLSWESVSDDSVNQRVLDIIKAVRERGDAALVEFTQRFDGLEVASMADLILPRERLELALTRITAPQREALETAAQRVRSYHEKQKQDSWSYTEADGTVLGQKVTPLDRAGLYVPGGKASYPSSVLMNAIPAKVAGVTEVVMVVPTPRGEINELVLAAACIAGVDRVFTIGGAQAVAALAYGTESVPKVDKVVGPGNIYVATAKRHVFGQVGIDMIAGPSEILVVCDGQTDPDWIAMDLFSQAEHDEDAQAILVSPDAEFLDKVAASIAKLLPTMERAEIIETSINGRGALILVNDMQQAIDVANRIAPEHLELSVADPQAWLPQIRHAGAIFMGRHTSEALGDYCAGPNHVLPTSGTARFSSPLGVYDFQKRSSIIFCSEQGASDLGKTASILARGESLTGHARSAEYRILADKQG, from the coding sequence ATGACCGCTCCCACTGCAATTCGCCGACTCAACGCTGCTGACCCGGACTTCGCGCAGCATCTGGATCATCTGCTGAGCTGGGAAAGTGTGTCTGACGACTCGGTCAACCAGCGTGTGCTCGACATCATCAAGGCTGTGCGTGAGCGGGGCGACGCTGCCCTGGTTGAGTTCACCCAGCGCTTTGACGGGCTTGAAGTGGCCTCGATGGCTGACCTGATCCTGCCGCGCGAGCGCCTGGAACTGGCCCTGACCCGCATCACTGCGCCACAACGTGAAGCACTGGAAACGGCCGCACAGCGCGTGCGCAGCTACCACGAGAAACAGAAACAGGACTCCTGGAGCTACACCGAAGCCGATGGCACGGTGCTGGGCCAGAAAGTCACGCCGCTGGATCGTGCCGGTCTGTACGTACCGGGTGGCAAAGCGTCGTACCCTTCGTCGGTGCTGATGAACGCGATTCCGGCCAAGGTTGCCGGCGTGACCGAAGTGGTGATGGTCGTGCCGACCCCGCGTGGCGAAATCAATGAACTGGTGCTGGCTGCCGCCTGCATTGCGGGCGTTGACCGGGTGTTCACCATTGGTGGCGCACAAGCGGTTGCGGCATTGGCTTATGGCACCGAAAGCGTACCCAAAGTCGACAAGGTGGTAGGCCCGGGCAATATCTACGTCGCGACCGCCAAGCGTCATGTATTTGGCCAGGTAGGCATCGACATGATTGCCGGCCCTTCGGAGATCCTCGTCGTGTGCGACGGCCAGACCGACCCGGACTGGATTGCCATGGATTTGTTCTCCCAGGCCGAGCACGATGAAGACGCGCAAGCGATTCTGGTTAGCCCCGATGCCGAGTTCCTCGACAAGGTGGCGGCCAGCATCGCCAAACTGCTGCCGACCATGGAACGGGCCGAAATCATCGAAACCTCGATCAATGGTCGTGGTGCGCTGATTCTGGTGAACGACATGCAGCAGGCTATCGACGTGGCCAACCGCATTGCTCCGGAACACCTGGAGCTATCGGTGGCAGACCCGCAAGCCTGGTTGCCGCAGATCCGCCACGCCGGTGCGATCTTTATGGGTCGTCACACCTCAGAGGCGCTGGGCGACTACTGCGCAGGGCCTAATCACGTACTGCCGACTTCCGGTACGGCGCGTTTTTCGTCACCGCTTGGCGTTTATGATTTCCAGAAGCGCTCCTCGATTATCTTCTGCTCCGAGCAGGGTGCTTCCGACCTGGGCAAAACCGCTTCGATTCTCGCTCGCGGCGAATCGCTGACCGGTCACGCCCGCAGTGCTGAATACCGCATCCTCGCCGACAAACAGGGGTAA
- the algW gene encoding Do family serine endopeptidase AlgW, with translation MFKALRFFGWPLLAGVLIALLIIQRYPQWVGLPSLDVNLQQAPQTSYMQQGPVTYADAVVRAAPAVANLYTTKVVNKNARPLFEDPQFRHFFGNNEPKQRRMESSLGSAVLMSPEGYLLTNNHVVAGADQIVVALKDGRETHARVIGSDPETDLAVLKIDLKNLPAITIGRSDTLRIGDIALAIGNPFGVGQTTTMGIISATGRNQLGLNNYEDFIQTDAAINPGNSGGALVDANGNLTGINTAIFSKSGGSQGIGFAIPINLAMEVMKSIIEHGQVIRGWLGIEVQPLTQELAESFGLSGRPGIVVAGIFRDGPAQKAGLQLGDVILSIDGEPASDGRRSMNQVARIKPSDKITIQVMRNGKELKLTAAVGLRPPQEQPPQND, from the coding sequence ATGTTTAAGGCTTTGCGTTTCTTTGGCTGGCCGTTGCTGGCTGGCGTGCTTATCGCTTTGCTGATTATTCAGCGTTACCCGCAATGGGTTGGGCTGCCGAGCCTGGACGTTAATCTGCAACAAGCCCCGCAAACCAGTTACATGCAGCAGGGTCCCGTGACCTACGCCGATGCAGTGGTGCGCGCCGCGCCTGCCGTGGCCAACTTGTACACCACCAAGGTGGTGAACAAAAACGCCCGCCCATTGTTTGAAGACCCGCAGTTCCGTCACTTTTTCGGCAACAACGAGCCTAAACAGCGTCGTATGGAGTCCAGCCTGGGTTCGGCAGTGCTGATGAGCCCCGAGGGCTATTTACTGACCAATAACCATGTAGTCGCAGGTGCCGACCAGATTGTGGTGGCACTCAAGGACGGCCGCGAAACACATGCACGGGTTATTGGTAGCGACCCGGAAACGGACCTGGCAGTACTGAAGATCGACCTGAAAAACCTGCCTGCAATTACCATCGGCCGCTCGGACACCCTGCGCATCGGTGATATCGCCCTGGCGATCGGCAACCCGTTTGGCGTTGGCCAGACCACCACCATGGGCATTATCAGTGCCACCGGGCGCAACCAGTTGGGCCTGAACAACTACGAAGACTTTATCCAGACGGATGCCGCGATCAACCCGGGTAACTCGGGCGGCGCGCTGGTGGATGCCAACGGTAACCTGACCGGCATCAACACCGCGATTTTCTCCAAGTCCGGCGGCTCACAGGGCATCGGTTTTGCGATCCCGATCAATCTGGCCATGGAAGTCATGAAGTCGATCATCGAGCACGGCCAGGTGATTCGCGGCTGGCTGGGCATTGAAGTGCAGCCGTTGACCCAGGAGCTGGCCGAGTCGTTTGGCCTCAGTGGTCGTCCGGGAATTGTTGTGGCGGGGATATTCCGTGATGGCCCGGCGCAAAAAGCCGGTTTGCAACTGGGAGACGTGATTCTGAGCATTGATGGCGAACCCGCCAGCGATGGCCGTCGTTCGATGAATCAGGTGGCGCGGATCAAACCTTCGGACAAAATCACCATACAGGTCATGCGCAACGGCAAAGAGCTCAAGCTCACCGCCGCAGTGGGCCTGCGACCGCCGCAAGAGCAGCCGCCGCAGAACGACTGA
- the murA gene encoding UDP-N-acetylglucosamine 1-carboxyvinyltransferase, with protein MDKLIITGGARLDGEIRISGAKNSALPILAATLLCNGPVTVANLPHLHDITTMIELFGRMGIEPVIDEKLSVEINPNTIKTLVAPYELVKTMRASILVLGPMVARFGYAEVALPGGCAIGSRPVDLHIRGLEAMGAVIDVEGGYIKAKAPEGGLRGASFFFDTVSVTGTENIMMAAALANGRSVLQNSAREPEVVDLANFLNAMGAKVSGAGTDTITIDGVKELHSATYRVMPDRIETGTYLVAAAVTGGRVKVKDTDPTILEAVLEKLKEAGAEVTTGEDWIELNMHGKRPKAVNVRTAPYPAFPTDMQAQFISLNAIAEGTGAVIETIFENRFMHVYELHRMGAKIQVEGNTAIVTGTETLKGAPVMATDLRASASLVISALVAEGDTLIDRIYHIDRGYECIEEKLQMLGAKIRRVPG; from the coding sequence ATGGATAAATTGATTATTACCGGCGGTGCCCGCCTTGATGGCGAGATCCGCATTTCCGGGGCGAAGAACTCTGCCCTGCCGATCCTGGCAGCGACCCTGCTGTGCAATGGCCCGGTCACTGTAGCCAACCTGCCGCATTTGCATGACATCACCACCATGATCGAGCTGTTCGGTCGCATGGGCATTGAGCCGGTGATCGATGAAAAGCTCAGTGTCGAAATCAACCCGAACACCATCAAAACCCTGGTCGCGCCGTATGAGCTGGTGAAAACCATGCGCGCATCGATCCTGGTACTGGGGCCGATGGTTGCACGTTTCGGTTACGCTGAAGTTGCCTTGCCGGGCGGCTGCGCCATTGGCTCGCGTCCGGTTGACCTGCACATCCGCGGCCTTGAAGCCATGGGCGCAGTGATCGACGTTGAAGGTGGCTACATCAAGGCCAAGGCGCCTGAAGGCGGCTTGCGCGGTGCCAGCTTCTTCTTTGATACCGTCAGCGTGACCGGTACCGAGAACATCATGATGGCCGCAGCACTGGCCAACGGCCGCAGCGTATTGCAGAACTCTGCACGCGAGCCTGAAGTCGTCGACCTGGCCAACTTCCTGAACGCCATGGGCGCCAAGGTAAGCGGTGCTGGTACTGACACCATCACCATTGATGGCGTCAAAGAGCTGCATTCGGCGACTTACCGCGTCATGCCGGACCGTATTGAAACCGGTACTTACCTGGTAGCCGCTGCCGTCACCGGTGGCCGCGTGAAGGTCAAGGACACTGATCCGACCATCCTTGAAGCCGTCCTTGAGAAGCTCAAGGAAGCAGGCGCCGAGGTCACCACCGGTGAAGACTGGATCGAGCTGAACATGCACGGCAAACGCCCTAAAGCGGTGAACGTGCGTACTGCTCCGTACCCGGCGTTTCCGACCGACATGCAGGCGCAGTTCATCTCGCTCAACGCCATTGCCGAAGGCACGGGTGCAGTGATCGAGACGATCTTCGAAAACCGCTTCATGCACGTGTATGAACTGCACCGCATGGGCGCCAAGATCCAGGTTGAAGGCAACACTGCCATCGTGACCGGCACTGAAACCCTCAAGGGCGCGCCAGTAATGGCCACCGACCTGCGTGCTTCTGCCAGCCTGGTGATTTCGGCGCTGGTGGCGGAAGGCGATACCCTGATCGATCGCATCTACCACATAGACCGTGGTTACGAGTGCATCGAAGAAAAACTGCAAATGCTGGGCGCTAAAATCCGCCGCGTTCCGGGCTAG
- a CDS encoding BolA family protein, translating to MQAVEVKSFLEGKLPGTQVEVEGEGCNFQLNVISDELVALSPVKRQQSIYAHLNPWIADGSIHAVTMKFFSSAAWAERT from the coding sequence ATGCAGGCCGTAGAAGTGAAGAGCTTTCTTGAAGGAAAGCTGCCAGGAACCCAGGTAGAAGTTGAGGGCGAAGGCTGCAACTTTCAGTTGAACGTGATCAGTGACGAACTGGTGGCCCTGAGCCCGGTCAAACGTCAACAAAGCATCTATGCCCATTTGAACCCGTGGATCGCTGATGGCAGCATCCATGCGGTCACTATGAAATTCTTCAGCAGCGCGGCCTGGGCCGAGCGCACCTGA
- the hisG gene encoding ATP phosphoribosyltransferase, with translation MLTIALSKGRILDDTLPLLAEAGIVPTENPDKSRKLIIPTSQPDVRLLIVRATDVPTYVEHGAADLGVAGKDVLMEYGGQGLYEPLDLQIAQCKLMTAGAIGVAEPKGRLRVATKFVNVAKRYYAEQGRQVDIIKLYGSMELAPLIGLADKIIDVVDTGNTLRANGLEPQEFIAAISSRLVVNKASMKMQHARIQALIDTLRKAVESRHRG, from the coding sequence ATGTTGACCATTGCACTGTCCAAGGGCCGTATCCTTGACGACACCCTGCCGCTTCTGGCCGAAGCAGGCATTGTGCCGACCGAGAATCCGGACAAAAGCCGCAAGCTGATCATCCCGACCTCACAGCCTGACGTCCGCCTGCTGATCGTCCGTGCCACCGACGTGCCGACTTACGTTGAGCATGGTGCCGCCGACCTCGGTGTGGCCGGTAAAGACGTGCTGATGGAGTATGGTGGCCAGGGCCTGTACGAGCCGCTGGACCTGCAGATTGCCCAGTGCAAGCTGATGACCGCCGGTGCCATTGGTGTCGCTGAACCCAAGGGCCGCCTGCGCGTTGCGACCAAGTTCGTCAACGTCGCCAAGCGTTACTACGCCGAACAGGGCCGTCAGGTCGACATCATCAAGCTGTATGGCTCGATGGAGCTGGCCCCCCTGATTGGTCTGGCCGACAAGATCATTGACGTGGTCGATACCGGCAACACCTTGCGTGCCAATGGCCTGGAACCCCAGGAATTCATTGCCGCCATCAGCTCCCGCCTGGTGGTTAACAAGGCTTCGATGAAAATGCAGCACGCCCGTATTCAAGCCCTGATCGATACCCTGCGCAAAGCAGTGGAATCTCGACACCGCGGCTGA
- the cysD gene encoding sulfate adenylyltransferase subunit CysD, which produces MVDKLTHLKQLEAESIHIIREVAAEFDNPVMLYSIGKDSAVMLHLARKAFFPGKLPFPVMHVDTQWKFQEMYSFRDKMVAELGLDLITHVNPDGVAQGINPFTHGSAKHTDIMKTEGLKQALDKYGFDAAFGGARRDEEKSRAKERVYSFRDSKHRWDPKNQRPELWNVYNGNVNKGESIRVFPLSNWTELDIWQYIYLEGIPIVPLYFAAEREVIEKNGTLIMIDDERILEHLSDEDKARIVKKKVRFRTLGCYPLTGAVESEAETLTDIIQEMLLTRTSERQGRVIDHDGAGSMEDKKRQGYF; this is translated from the coding sequence ATGGTCGACAAACTGACGCACCTGAAACAGCTGGAGGCGGAAAGCATCCACATCATCCGCGAGGTGGCCGCCGAGTTCGATAACCCGGTGATGCTGTACTCGATCGGTAAAGATTCCGCCGTGATGCTGCACCTTGCTCGCAAGGCGTTTTTCCCTGGCAAGCTGCCGTTTCCGGTGATGCATGTCGACACCCAGTGGAAATTCCAGGAGATGTACAGCTTTCGCGACAAGATGGTCGCCGAGCTGGGCCTGGACCTGATCACTCACGTCAACCCGGACGGCGTGGCACAAGGGATTAACCCTTTCACCCACGGCAGCGCCAAGCATACCGATATCATGAAGACCGAGGGCCTGAAGCAGGCTCTGGACAAATACGGTTTTGATGCCGCCTTTGGTGGTGCGCGTCGCGATGAAGAAAAATCCCGTGCCAAAGAGCGCGTGTATTCCTTCCGTGACAGCAAGCACCGCTGGGACCCGAAAAATCAGCGGCCCGAGTTGTGGAACGTCTACAACGGCAACGTCAACAAGGGCGAATCGATTCGCGTGTTCCCGTTGTCGAACTGGACCGAGCTGGATATCTGGCAGTACATCTACCTCGAAGGCATCCCGATTGTGCCGCTGTACTTCGCCGCAGAACGCGAAGTGATCGAGAAGAACGGCACGCTGATCATGATCGACGACGAGCGCATCCTTGAGCACCTGTCTGACGAAGACAAGGCGCGTATCGTCAAGAAAAAGGTCCGTTTCCGGACGCTTGGCTGCTACCCGCTGACCGGCGCGGTGGAGTCCGAGGCTGAAACCCTGACCGACATCATCCAGGAAATGCTCCTGACGCGAACTTCCGAGCGCCAGGGCCGAGTCATCGACCACGATGGCGCAGGCTCGATGGAAGATAAAAAACGTCAAGGTTATTTCTAA
- a CDS encoding Nif3-like dinuclear metal center hexameric protein encodes MAVSLSTLVEEANRYLNCAAIGDYCPNGLQVEGRPQVMRIVSGVTASQALLDAAVEAQADLVLVHHGYFWKGEDPCVTGMKQRRLKTLLKHDISLLAYHLPLDLHPEVGNNVQLARQLDITVEGPLEPGNSKVVGLVGSLAEPVTARDFARRVQEALGREPLLIEGSEMIRRVGWCTGGGQGFIDQAVQAGVDLYLSGEASEQTFHSARENDISFIAAGHHATERYGVQALGDYLARRFALEHLFIDCPNPI; translated from the coding sequence ATGGCTGTCTCCCTGAGCACGCTGGTAGAAGAGGCAAATCGTTACCTCAACTGTGCCGCCATCGGCGATTACTGCCCCAATGGCTTGCAAGTCGAAGGCCGCCCGCAGGTGATGCGTATAGTCAGTGGCGTGACCGCCAGCCAGGCATTGCTGGATGCCGCAGTCGAGGCCCAGGCTGATCTGGTGCTGGTGCATCACGGCTACTTCTGGAAAGGCGAAGACCCGTGCGTTACCGGTATGAAGCAGCGCCGCCTGAAAACCCTGCTCAAGCACGATATCAGCCTGCTGGCCTACCACTTGCCGCTGGATCTGCATCCAGAAGTGGGCAACAACGTGCAATTGGCCCGGCAGCTGGATATCACCGTCGAAGGTCCGCTGGAACCGGGCAATTCGAAAGTGGTGGGGCTGGTGGGTTCCTTGGCCGAGCCTGTAACGGCCCGCGATTTTGCCCGCCGTGTGCAAGAAGCGCTGGGCCGTGAGCCGTTGCTGATTGAAGGCAGCGAAATGATCCGTCGCGTGGGCTGGTGTACCGGTGGCGGGCAGGGCTTTATCGATCAGGCGGTACAGGCGGGGGTTGATCTGTACCTGAGTGGCGAAGCGTCAGAGCAGACTTTCCATAGTGCCAGGGAAAACGACATCAGCTTTATTGCCGCAGGCCATCACGCCACCGAACGTTATGGCGTGCAAGCCCTGGGGGATTACCTGGCGCGGCGCTTCGCCCTGGAACACCTGTTTATCGATTGCCCGAATCCGATCTGA
- a CDS encoding acyltransferase: MLDFLPAPIRGVIASLLLAINTILCCTPLFIVAIFKLCLPFPAAQRLTDELMRRIHEAWVGNNNRWMDLIRKTRWHIKGLEGLDYEHSYLVTSNHQSWVDIMVLQYVLNKRIRPLKFFLKQELIWVPVIGLAWWALGFPFMKRYSKAYLAKHPEKKGADLATTRKTCAKFKNQSVGIFNFVEGTRFTEAKHGQQNSPFRYLLKPKAGGIAFVLDAMGEQLKSIVNVTIHYPGGRPGYWDLLCGNVKDVVVVFEELQIPDEFLGKNYDQDPEYRLAFQGWINQLWEEKDRLLEQLHRDYPAQ; this comes from the coding sequence ATGCTGGACTTTCTGCCTGCGCCGATACGCGGCGTCATCGCTTCACTGCTGCTGGCGATCAACACCATCCTGTGTTGCACGCCGTTGTTTATCGTCGCGATTTTCAAGCTGTGCCTGCCGTTCCCGGCGGCGCAACGGCTGACCGACGAATTGATGCGCCGAATCCACGAAGCCTGGGTCGGCAACAACAACCGCTGGATGGACCTGATACGCAAGACCCGCTGGCATATCAAAGGCCTTGAAGGGCTGGACTATGAGCACTCGTATCTGGTGACCAGCAACCACCAGAGCTGGGTTGACATCATGGTGCTTCAATATGTGCTTAACAAACGCATCCGTCCGCTGAAGTTCTTCCTTAAACAGGAACTGATCTGGGTTCCGGTGATTGGCCTGGCGTGGTGGGCACTGGGCTTTCCGTTTATGAAACGCTATTCGAAGGCGTACCTGGCCAAACATCCGGAAAAGAAAGGTGCTGATCTGGCAACCACGCGCAAGACCTGCGCCAAATTCAAGAACCAGTCGGTGGGCATCTTCAACTTCGTCGAAGGCACACGCTTTACCGAAGCCAAGCATGGGCAGCAGAACTCACCGTTTCGCTACCTGCTCAAGCCCAAGGCCGGCGGTATCGCCTTCGTCCTGGACGCGATGGGCGAACAGCTGAAATCAATCGTCAACGTGACCATCCACTACCCGGGCGGGCGTCCGGGATACTGGGACTTGTTGTGCGGCAATGTGAAGGACGTGGTCGTGGTGTTTGAAGAGCTGCAAATACCCGATGAATTCCTGGGCAAGAACTACGACCAGGACCCGGAGTACCGCCTGGCGTTCCAGGGCTGGATCAACCAGCTCTGGGAAGAGAAGGACCGCTTGCTGGAGCAGTTGCATCGGGACTATCCGGCACAGTGA
- the hisC gene encoding histidinol-phosphate transaminase has translation MSKFWSPFVKALVPYVPGEQPKLTKLVKLNTNENPYGPSPKALAAMQAEINDNLRLYPDPNSDLLKQAVAEYYGVQTNQVFLGNGSDEVLAHVFNGLFQHDKPLLFPDISYSFYPVYCGLYGIEFDAIALDEQFQIQPADYTRANGGIIFPNPNAPTGCLLALEAIEQILKANPDSVVVVDEAYIDFGGETAISLVDRYPNLLVTQTLSKSRSLAGLRVGLAVGHPDLIEALERIKNSFNSYPLDRIAIVGAAAAFADREYFEQTCQWVIDSREQVVAQLQALGFEVLPSAANFIFARHPEHDAAALAAKLRDQGVIVRHFKQLRIAQFLRISIGTPEQNAALIEGLSDL, from the coding sequence ATGAGCAAGTTCTGGAGCCCATTCGTTAAAGCCCTGGTGCCTTATGTGCCGGGTGAGCAACCGAAGCTGACCAAACTGGTCAAGCTCAACACCAACGAAAACCCCTATGGGCCTTCGCCTAAAGCGCTGGCAGCGATGCAGGCCGAAATCAATGACAACCTGCGTTTATACCCCGACCCGAACAGCGACCTGCTTAAGCAGGCGGTGGCCGAGTATTACGGTGTGCAGACCAATCAGGTGTTTTTGGGCAACGGCTCGGACGAAGTGCTGGCCCATGTTTTCAATGGCCTGTTCCAGCACGACAAACCGCTGCTGTTTCCGGATATAAGTTACAGTTTTTATCCGGTTTACTGCGGGCTGTATGGCATCGAATTTGACGCCATAGCACTGGATGAGCAGTTCCAGATCCAGCCTGCGGACTACACCCGGGCCAATGGCGGGATCATCTTCCCCAACCCCAATGCACCGACCGGTTGCCTGCTGGCGCTGGAGGCCATCGAACAGATCCTCAAGGCCAACCCTGATTCGGTGGTCGTGGTGGATGAAGCGTATATCGACTTTGGCGGCGAAACGGCCATCAGCCTGGTGGACCGTTATCCGAACCTGCTGGTCACCCAGACCCTGTCCAAGTCGCGCTCCCTGGCCGGTTTGCGTGTCGGCCTGGCGGTGGGCCATCCGGATCTGATCGAAGCGCTGGAGCGAATCAAGAACAGCTTCAACTCCTATCCGCTTGATCGTATCGCCATTGTTGGCGCAGCGGCAGCGTTTGCCGACCGCGAATATTTCGAACAGACCTGCCAGTGGGTGATCGACAGTCGCGAGCAAGTGGTCGCGCAGTTGCAGGCGCTGGGCTTTGAAGTGCTGCCATCGGCCGCGAACTTTATCTTCGCCCGTCACCCGGAACACGATGCGGCGGCGTTGGCGGCCAAGTTGCGTGATCAGGGGGTGATCGTGCGTCACTTCAAGCAACTGCGCATTGCCCAGTTCCTGCGCATCAGCATCGGCACGCCGGAGCAGAATGCGGCGTTGATTGAAGGGTTGTCAGACTTGTAA